One Salvia splendens isolate huo1 chromosome 12, SspV2, whole genome shotgun sequence genomic window carries:
- the LOC121758053 gene encoding protein FAR1-RELATED SEQUENCE 5-like isoform X2 translates to MFDDIVSFDTTYSTNRYYMVFGPFTGKDNHGCPVTFGAGFVSNEGADAFSWLLSEFVDCMGFAPKLIITDQDWGMKLAIERVLTSTWHRWCMWHIMMKLPEKVPKRILANEELKKDFDSCIWSELLEPEEFEETWLTIVDQHGLQNESWFTTMFTQREYWIPAYFRDFPMGSLLKTTSFSESVNSFFKRYTKPHFNLADFVMHYNSALDAQRNITERLDFSDASKVPIL, encoded by the exons ATGTTCGATGACATTGTATCCTTCGATACTACCTACTCAACAAACAG GTATTACATGGTGTTTGGGCCATTCACTGGAAAAGACAACCACGGATGCCCTGTTACGTTTGGTGCCGGATTCGTGTCAAATGAGGGAGCTGACGCATTTTCTTGGTTGCTCAGTGAGTTTGTCGATTGTATGGGTTTTGCGCCTAAGTTGATAATTACCGACCAGGATTGGGGGATGAAACTTGCTATAGAACGAGTTCTAACTAGTACCTGGCATCGTTGGTGCATGTGGCACATAATGATGAAGCTTCCTGAAAAGGTTCCCAAAAGAATACTTGCTAACgaagagttgaagaaggattttGACTCTTGTATATGGTCTGAATTGTTGGAGCCAGAGGAATTTGAAGAAACTTGGTTGACCATTGTGGACCAACATGGTTTACAAAATGAATCTTGGTTCACTACCATGTTCACACAACGAGAGTATTGGATTCCAGCATATTTTAGGGATTTCCCAATGGGGTCGTTGTTGAAGACAACATCATTCTCTGAGTCCGTGAACAGCTTTTTCAAAAGGTACACAAAACCACATTTTAATCTCGCTGACTTTGTGATGCACTACAATAGCGCGTTAGATGCTCAGCGTAACATAACTGAAAGGCTCGATTTCTCTGATGCTTCAAAAGTCCCCATCCTGTGA
- the LOC121758053 gene encoding uncharacterized protein LOC121758053 isoform X1 has translation MYTDHIFQQVQDEIVEAHRRCRMSHFEMEDNTEIYTIMDSHRNKGVIRHEVGTESYHCDCKLFLRRGILCSLIFWLFKNHDVKEMSGTYIGTRWLKTPLLKSVHNDPSEEASTSADSQVDDKRVVATKLHSLYFRLFQRAQSNGGDIFALFDGMEELSHKLVGDTVPSVSSMGKSQRSENLYGLARPNVVSVHPPNVVSTKGSGSTSGRRIQSSVEKAIILHNKPKRRCAKCREMGHHDAMNCDREKGKSNM, from the exons ATGTATACAGATCACATCTTTCAGCAAGTTCAAGATGAGATCGTCGAGGCTCATCGTCGTTGCAGAATGTCTCACTTTGAGATGGAGGACAATACTGAGATTTACACAATAATGGACAGCCATCGAAACAAAGGTGTCATCCGTCATGAAGTTGGCACCGAATCGTACCACTGCGATTGCAAGTTGTTTCTGCGGCGTGGAATATTATGTTCCCTCATTTTTTGGTTGTTCAAAAACCATGACGTGAAAGAAATGTCAGGAACATATATTGGTACAAGGTGGTTGAAGACGCCTTTGTTGAAATCAGTACACAATGATCCGAGTGAGGAGGCATCGACATCTGCAG ATTCCCAAGTCGATGATAAACGTGTTGTAGCAACCAAACTACATTCGTTGTACTTTCGTTTATTTCAACGAGCACAGAGCAATGGCGGCGACATTTTTGCATTATTCGATGGAATGGAAGAATTAAGTCATAAACTCGTCGGTGATACAGTACCTTCCGTGTCTTCCATGGGTAAATCACAGAGGAGTGAGAACCTGTATGGGTTAGCTCGACCAAACGTTGTTAGCGTGCACCCTCCTAATGTAGTGAGTACAAAGGGATCCGGCAGCACTTCTGGAAGAAGAATTCAATCATCAGTAGAGAAGGCTATCATACTACACAACAAACCTAAGAGGCGATGTGCA